From the genome of Aspergillus fumigatus Af293 chromosome 1, whole genome shotgun sequence, one region includes:
- a CDS encoding translationally-controlled tumor protein → MIIYKDIISGDEVLSDNFKIKEVDGVLYECDCRKYLKRKNEDIQLEGANPSAEEGDDDAGGDGEEVMVHDIEDQFRLVWLKTEEGMKPSKDAFKSHLKTYMKKVLAKLQEKGVPEAEIDAFKKGAPAAVKKILANYDNYDVLMGHSMDGDAMHVLIDFREDGVTPYATLWKHGLEEMKV, encoded by the exons ATGATCATTTACAAG GATATCATCTCTGGAGACGAGGTTCTCTCCGACAacttcaagatcaaggaggtTGACGGTGTCCTCTACGAGTGCGACTGCCGCAAGTACCTCAAGCGGAAGAACGAGGACATCCAGCTTGAGGGTGCTAACCCCTCCGCTGAGGAgggtgacgatgatgccggcggtgatggtgaggagGTCATGGTTCACGACATTGAGGATCAGTTCCGTCTCGTTTGGCTGAAGACCGAGGAGGGCATGAAGCCTTCCAAGGATGCCTTCAAGAGCCACCTGAAGA CCTACATGAAGAAGGTTCTCGCCAAGCTCCAGGAGAAGGGTGTTCCCGAAGCGGAGATCGATGCTTTCAAGAAGGGTGCTCCCGCTGCCGTCAAGAAGATCCTTGCCAACTATGACAACTACGATGTCCTGATGGGCCACTCCATGGACGGTGATGCTAT GCACGTCCTGATTGACTTCCGTGAGGACGGTGTCACCCCCTACGCCACTCTCTGGAAGCACGGtctcgaggagatgaaggtTTAA
- the sur2 gene encoding sphingosine hydroxylase, which yields MAVNASIEYDYPPLPSYTLTPRPPLLAPIPDNILALILPIVAYWGLSMVYHVIDVYDLFPQYRLHTPAEVLKRNKVSRWDVVRDVILQQVIQTLAGMVVGYFDDVEYIGREEYDVAMWARRLRLAQKAIPRLLAVFGVDAFGLSRSLSQNGHAILAGVLAGGQYPGVTQSFVMDSGIEAVVPAFTNWELSMASLIYWYFIPAVQFTVGVFIVDTWQYFLHRAMHLNRWLYVTFHSRHHRLYVPYAFGALYNHPVEGFLLDTAGAGIGFLVTRMTNRQAMWFFTCSTIKTVDDHCGYAFPWDPLQHFTNNNAAYHDIHHQSWGIKTNFSQPFFTFWDRLFNTKWEGDVKLRYERSREAAQKQVDQDASSAAASSNEENSYEGPVVSPDAPADSNARARLRRKTVTLSPHVDSLKGVNHGVTSSVLQA from the exons ATGGCAGTCAACGCATCCATCGAGTATGACTACCCTCCTCTGCCGAGCTACACTCTGACGCCCCGCCCACCTCTTCTTGCGCCGATCCCAGACAACATTCTTGCTCTGATTCTGCCAATTGTCGCATATTGGGGGCTATCTATGGTGTACCATGTCATTGATGTCTACGACCTTTTCCCACAGTATCGTTTGCATACGCCGGCCGAGGTTTTGAAGCGGAATAAGGTCTCGCGTTGGGACGTGGTCAGAGATGTCATTCTACAACAGGTTATTCAAACGCTGGCTGGTATGGTGGTCGGCTATTTTGACGACGTGGAATACATTGGGCGAGAGGAGTACGATGTTGCCATGTGGGCTCGCCGTCTTCGGTTGGCCCAAAAGGCAATTCCACGTCTGTTAGCTGTGTTCGGTGTCGATGCTTTCGGCCTGTCACGCAGCCTGTCTCAGAACGGCCATGCAATTCTAGCTGGTGTACTAGCTGGCGGACAATATCCAGGAGTTACTCAGTCTTTTGTTATGGACAGCGGTATTGAAGCGGTCGTACCTGCTTTCACCAACTGGGAGCTGTCAATGGCTAGTCTCATCTACTGGTACTTTATCCCTGCGGTACAGTTCACAGTGGGAGTGTTTATCGTCGATACCTGGCAGTATTTCCTCCACCGGGCGATGCATCTGAATCGCTGGCTTTACG TCACTTTCCACtctcgccatcatcggctTTATGTCCCATACGCCTTCGGCGCCCTCTATAATCACCCGGTGGAAggcttccttcttgatactgctggtgctggcatTGGGTTTCTGGTAACGCGCATGACGAACCGTCAGGCCATGTGGTTCTTCACATGTTCCACTATCAAGACTGTGGACGATCATTGCGGCTATGCTTTCCCCTGGGATCCTTTGCAACACTTTACTAACAACAATGCGGCCTATCACGACATTCACCATCAAAGCTGGGGTATCAAGACGAACTTCTCTCAACCGTTCTTCACTTTCTGGGATCGTCTTTTTAACACTAAGTGGGAGGGTGACGTCAAACTCCGCTACGAAAGATCTCGAGAGGCGGCACAGAAACAAGTCGATCAGGATGCCTCTTCAgcggcagcatcttcaaATGAAGAGAATTCGTATGAGGGCCCAGTCGTCTCGCCAGACGCACCCGCCGACTCTAACGCACGAGCACGGTTGCGCAGAAAAACGGTGACTTTGTCTCCCCATGTTGACAGTCTAAAGGGTGTCAATCATGGAGTGACAAGCAGTGTCCTTCAGGCCTGA